One Alligator mississippiensis isolate rAllMis1 chromosome 12, rAllMis1, whole genome shotgun sequence DNA window includes the following coding sequences:
- the BRK1 gene encoding protein BRICK1, with amino-acid sequence MSVQEDPVQREIHQDWANREYIEVITSSIKKIADFLNSFDMSCRSRLATLNEKLTALERRIEYIEARVTKGETLT; translated from the exons ATGTCGGTGCAGGAGGACCCAGTGCAGCGGGAGATTCACCAGGACTGGGCGAACCGCGAGTACATCGAGGTGATCACCAGCTCCATCAAGAAGATCGCGGACTTCCTCAACTCCTTCG ACATGTCGTGCCGCTCCCGCCTGGCCACGCTGAATGAGAAGCTGACGGCGCTGGAGCGGAGGATCGAGTACATCGAGGCCCGG GTGACAAAGGGTGAAACTCTGACATAG